Proteins co-encoded in one uncultured Draconibacterium sp. genomic window:
- the thrC gene encoding threonine synthase, which yields MKYYSTNRNTPDVSLKEAVVKGLAADNGLFMPERIEKFEPAFFDEIQNLSFQEIAFEVAKKFFGEDIEETKLKEIVYDTLQFDCPVVKVTDSIYSLELFHGPTLAFKDVGARFMARLLNHFLGKQEKLVNVLVATSGDTGSAVANGFLGVDGIHVYVLYPKGKVSDIQESQFTTLKQNITALEIDGTFDDCQHLVKTAFLDDELNKKLVLTSANSINVARFLPQAFYYFNAYARLKEAGKLDSNQLVVSVPSGNFGNLTAGLIAAEMGLPVKQFIAANNENDVVFEYLNSGEYKPRPSVETIANAMDVGAPSNFARILDLYKNEHGVVAQKIKGYRYSDEQIREVILTVYNEHKYLCDPHGACGYQSLSEYLSENEIGVFLETAHPAKFTETVEKVIGKGKVELPEKLAAFMQGKKESEQMTSEYADFKKYLLNQPN from the coding sequence ATGAAATATTATAGTACAAATAGAAATACGCCTGATGTCTCTTTAAAAGAGGCAGTTGTAAAGGGATTGGCGGCAGATAATGGATTGTTTATGCCCGAGCGGATTGAAAAGTTCGAGCCTGCTTTTTTTGATGAAATTCAAAACCTGTCGTTTCAGGAAATTGCCTTTGAAGTGGCAAAGAAATTCTTTGGCGAAGATATTGAAGAGACAAAATTGAAGGAGATCGTTTACGATACGCTGCAATTTGATTGTCCGGTTGTAAAAGTTACCGACTCTATTTATTCTTTGGAACTGTTTCATGGGCCAACACTGGCATTTAAAGACGTTGGCGCGCGTTTTATGGCGCGTTTGCTCAATCATTTTCTGGGTAAACAAGAGAAGCTGGTAAACGTTTTGGTGGCCACATCTGGCGATACCGGAAGTGCCGTTGCTAACGGTTTCCTGGGTGTTGATGGTATTCATGTGTACGTACTTTATCCAAAAGGAAAAGTTAGTGATATTCAGGAATCGCAGTTTACAACACTGAAGCAGAATATTACAGCGCTTGAAATTGACGGAACTTTCGACGATTGTCAGCACTTGGTGAAAACGGCTTTCCTTGATGATGAACTGAATAAAAAGCTGGTACTTACATCGGCTAACTCCATAAATGTTGCTCGTTTTCTTCCGCAGGCATTTTATTATTTTAATGCTTATGCGCGCCTGAAAGAAGCAGGGAAACTCGATAGTAACCAATTGGTTGTTTCAGTGCCCAGCGGAAATTTTGGAAACCTTACAGCTGGATTGATTGCGGCGGAAATGGGCCTGCCGGTAAAACAATTTATTGCAGCTAATAACGAGAACGATGTGGTTTTTGAATACCTCAACAGCGGAGAATACAAACCACGTCCATCGGTTGAGACCATTGCTAATGCTATGGATGTTGGGGCACCGAGCAATTTTGCACGTATTCTTGATTTGTACAAAAACGAGCATGGGGTAGTTGCCCAAAAAATTAAAGGTTACCGCTATTCTGATGAGCAAATCCGTGAAGTGATTTTAACGGTTTACAACGAACATAAATATTTATGCGATCCGCATGGCGCGTGTGGGTATCAGTCGTTAAGCGAATATTTGTCGGAAAATGAAATTGGCGTTTTTTTAGAAACAGCACATCCGGCAAAGTTCACTGAAACAGTGGAGAAGGTTATTGGAAAAGGTAAAGTTGAATTGCCAGAAAAGCTTGCCGCCTTTATGCAAGGCAAAAAAGAAAGTGAGCAAATGACCAGTGAGTATGCTGATTTTAAAAAATATCTTCTGAATCAGCCGAATTGA
- a CDS encoding cofactor-independent phosphoglycerate mutase has translation MKHIIILGDGMSDEPLAAYGGKTPLQMANKPHIDWLAKNGQSGLLKTVPESMHPGSEIANMAVMGYDVEKVFEGRGVLEAASMGVELQPGDLGMRCNLICVEDEKIKNHSAGHISTEEAEVLIQYLNEKLGTDKIKFYPGVSYRHLLVIKGGIKDFSFTPPHDVPGKPFADCLPKAKSEAAKETADLVTDLILKSQELLKDHPVNLKRKAAGKDPGNCVWPWSPGYKPAMPTLKEMFGIENSAVISAVDLIHGIGVYAGMKVIHVEGVTGLYDTNYEGKAQAAIEALKENDFVYLHIEASDEAGHEGDVELKTKTIEYLDQRVVKYILEETAKMDEEVAIAILPDHPTPCALKTHTRDAVPFTIYKPGAKADAVEVYDEFDPRNGIFGTLEGDEFIRAFLK, from the coding sequence ATGAAACACATTATAATTCTTGGCGATGGCATGTCTGACGAGCCACTCGCAGCCTATGGCGGAAAAACTCCGCTGCAAATGGCAAATAAACCACATATCGATTGGCTGGCAAAAAATGGGCAGTCGGGCTTATTAAAAACCGTACCTGAAAGTATGCATCCAGGTAGCGAAATTGCTAACATGGCAGTGATGGGCTACGATGTTGAAAAGGTATTTGAAGGCAGGGGAGTATTGGAAGCTGCCAGTATGGGAGTTGAACTGCAACCCGGTGATTTGGGGATGCGTTGCAACCTGATTTGCGTGGAGGATGAGAAGATTAAAAACCACTCGGCGGGACATATTTCAACTGAAGAGGCAGAAGTACTGATTCAATATCTTAATGAGAAACTCGGAACGGATAAAATAAAATTCTATCCGGGCGTTTCGTATCGTCATTTACTGGTGATAAAGGGGGGTATAAAAGATTTCTCTTTCACACCTCCGCACGATGTGCCGGGTAAACCATTTGCCGATTGTTTGCCAAAAGCCAAGAGTGAGGCAGCAAAAGAAACCGCTGATTTGGTTACTGATCTGATTCTAAAATCTCAGGAACTATTAAAAGATCATCCGGTGAACCTGAAGCGCAAAGCGGCTGGTAAAGATCCAGGTAACTGTGTTTGGCCTTGGTCGCCGGGTTATAAACCGGCCATGCCAACGTTAAAGGAAATGTTTGGTATTGAAAATTCTGCGGTAATTTCAGCTGTCGATCTGATTCATGGAATTGGCGTTTATGCCGGAATGAAAGTGATTCATGTTGAAGGAGTAACCGGTTTATACGACACCAATTACGAAGGAAAAGCACAGGCTGCAATTGAAGCGCTGAAAGAAAATGATTTTGTGTATTTACACATCGAAGCCAGTGATGAAGCCGGACACGAAGGCGACGTGGAACTGAAAACAAAAACCATTGAATACCTCGATCAGCGTGTTGTAAAATACATTCTGGAAGAAACCGCGAAAATGGACGAGGAAGTGGCAATTGCTATTTTGCCCGATCATCCAACGCCGTGTGCGCTAAAAACGCATACCCGCGATGCGGTGCCATTTACCATTTACAAACCGGGAGCTAAAGCCGATGCGGTGGAAGTTTACGATGAGTTTGATCCGCGCAACGGCATTTTTGGTACTTTGGAAGGTGATGAATTTATTCGAGCATTTTTGAAATAG
- the thrA gene encoding bifunctional aspartate kinase/homoserine dehydrogenase I, translated as MKVLKFGGTSVGSAANIKRVKDIVLKQNEDVVVVVSALGGITDKILSAAHNAASGTGDFHTELTEIRQRHNETLSELFNGSESVKEHVDVLLDELEKLLTGITLVGELTLKTLDRIAGLGERISSHIVAEFIGCPRKDSSEFIQTDSNFGKAAVDFEVTNNKIKGTFAGFKGAAVVPGFISKNAKGEFTTLGRGGSDFTAAILAAALDVEILEIWTDVNGFMTADPRVIRKAYTIPEITYSEAMELSHFGAKVIYPPTILPVYQKGIPIQIKNTFEPENPGTKIVKGVKNGFDRPIKGISSISGITLVTLQGIGMVGVTGISMRLFTALAKVNVNVILISQASSENSISVAIEEKALDVAEAAIREEFEKEISAGQVNKIDLERSVSVVAIVGENMKHTTGIAGKLFSTMGKSGVNIIAIAQGASELNISWVVKNEDLRKTLNVVHESFFLSENVELNIFLMGIGTVGGNLLKQIKQQQERLLKENHLRLKLAGIANSKKMLFNRDGIEIDSFKEQLDASAKTSSLQGFVDEIKEMNIYNSVFVDCTANDAVADLYKEILSSNVSIVTANKVAASSEYDNYAELKKIAKKKGIKFLFETNVGAGLPIINTLNDLVNSGDKVQRIEAVLSGTLNYIFNTISADIPLGKTIQMAKEEGYSEPDPRVDLSGVDVARKILILARESGYRIEMDDISINRFVPEELFAGTLDEFWVGVTELDAKFETERQRLEAENKKWRFVAKFENGKAEAGLQEVDSTHPFYDLEGSNNLVMYTTERYHEFPMLIKGYGAGASVTAAGVFADLIKVSNI; from the coding sequence ATGAAAGTGTTAAAGTTTGGTGGAACATCCGTAGGTTCCGCCGCAAACATTAAACGTGTAAAAGACATTGTACTAAAACAGAACGAAGACGTTGTTGTGGTAGTTTCGGCCCTTGGAGGCATAACCGATAAAATTCTTTCGGCAGCACACAATGCTGCCTCTGGTACAGGCGACTTTCATACGGAACTTACGGAAATCAGACAACGACACAACGAAACATTAAGTGAGCTTTTTAACGGATCAGAATCGGTAAAAGAGCATGTTGACGTACTGCTCGACGAGCTGGAGAAATTACTTACCGGTATAACTTTGGTGGGCGAATTAACACTGAAAACACTTGACCGTATTGCCGGTTTGGGTGAGCGAATTTCGTCGCATATTGTTGCTGAATTTATTGGTTGCCCCAGAAAAGATTCGTCGGAGTTTATTCAAACCGACAGCAACTTTGGTAAAGCGGCAGTTGATTTTGAAGTGACCAACAACAAAATCAAAGGAACTTTTGCCGGATTTAAAGGTGCGGCTGTTGTTCCCGGTTTTATCTCGAAAAATGCTAAGGGCGAATTTACTACGCTGGGGCGCGGAGGATCCGATTTCACTGCGGCTATTTTGGCTGCAGCGCTTGATGTTGAAATTCTGGAAATCTGGACCGATGTAAACGGTTTTATGACTGCCGATCCGCGCGTGATTCGTAAAGCATACACTATTCCTGAAATTACTTATTCCGAGGCAATGGAACTTTCGCATTTTGGTGCCAAAGTGATTTATCCGCCAACTATCTTGCCCGTTTATCAAAAGGGAATTCCAATTCAGATAAAAAATACTTTCGAACCAGAAAACCCGGGAACCAAAATTGTTAAAGGCGTAAAAAATGGATTTGATCGTCCGATTAAAGGTATTTCATCGATTTCGGGAATTACGCTGGTTACTTTACAGGGCATCGGAATGGTTGGTGTTACCGGAATTTCAATGCGATTGTTTACCGCACTTGCAAAAGTAAATGTAAATGTGATTCTGATTTCGCAGGCGTCATCGGAGAATTCAATCAGTGTGGCTATTGAAGAAAAAGCTTTGGATGTGGCTGAAGCTGCAATTCGCGAAGAATTTGAAAAAGAAATCTCCGCCGGACAGGTGAATAAAATTGATCTCGAAAGAAGTGTTTCGGTTGTAGCCATTGTTGGCGAGAACATGAAACATACTACCGGTATTGCCGGCAAACTTTTTTCTACCATGGGAAAAAGTGGTGTGAATATTATTGCGATCGCGCAGGGAGCATCGGAGCTAAATATTTCGTGGGTAGTTAAAAACGAAGACCTGCGAAAAACGCTGAATGTGGTACACGAGTCGTTCTTCCTGTCTGAAAATGTGGAACTGAACATTTTTCTTATGGGAATCGGTACTGTTGGAGGAAACTTGCTTAAGCAGATTAAGCAACAGCAGGAGCGTCTTTTAAAAGAAAACCACCTGCGATTGAAATTAGCCGGAATTGCTAACTCTAAAAAAATGCTCTTTAACCGTGATGGAATCGAAATTGATTCCTTTAAGGAGCAGTTAGATGCTTCAGCGAAAACATCTTCGTTGCAAGGTTTTGTTGACGAGATTAAGGAGATGAATATTTACAATTCAGTGTTTGTGGATTGCACGGCCAACGATGCAGTTGCCGATCTTTACAAGGAAATTTTAAGCTCCAACGTTTCCATTGTTACGGCTAATAAAGTAGCCGCTTCATCGGAGTACGATAATTATGCCGAACTGAAAAAGATAGCCAAAAAGAAAGGGATTAAATTTCTTTTCGAAACCAATGTTGGTGCTGGTTTACCTATTATTAATACGCTTAATGATTTGGTGAATTCGGGCGATAAAGTGCAGCGGATTGAAGCCGTTCTTTCCGGCACGCTTAACTATATCTTCAATACAATTTCGGCAGATATTCCATTGGGTAAAACTATTCAAATGGCCAAGGAAGAAGGTTATTCAGAACCCGATCCTCGTGTTGATTTAAGTGGTGTTGACGTAGCTCGTAAAATTCTGATCCTAGCCCGCGAGTCGGGTTATCGTATTGAAATGGATGATATTTCGATCAACCGTTTTGTCCCCGAAGAACTTTTTGCTGGTACACTTGACGAATTCTGGGTTGGTGTTACAGAGCTGGATGCCAAATTTGAAACCGAGCGTCAACGACTGGAAGCTGAAAATAAAAAATGGCGCTTTGTGGCTAAGTTTGAGAATGGTAAAGCCGAAGCTGGATTGCAGGAGGTTGACTCTACCCATCCGTTTTACGATCTGGAAGGAAGCAATAACCTGGTAATGTATACGACCGAACGCTACCATGAATTTCCGATGCTGATTAAAGGATACGGTGCCGGAGCGTCGGTAACCGCAGCCGGTGTATTTGCCGATTTAATAAAAGTGTCGAATATCTAG
- the recA gene encoding recombinase RecA gives MTKEERALMNKDKLKALQLTMDKIEKSYGKGSIMRMGDRADEDVPAISSGSIALDVALGVGGFPKGRVIEIYGPESSGKTTLAIHAIAEAQKAGGIAAIVDAEHAFDPSYAQKLGVDIDELLISQPDNGEQALEITDNLIRSGALDIVVIDSVAALTPKAEIEGEMGDSKMGLQARLMSQALRKLTANINRTKTCCIFINQLREKIGVMFGNPETTTGGNALKFYASVRLDIRRIGQIKDGDEVNGNHVRVKVVKNKVAPPFRKAEFDIMYGEGISKSGEIIDLGVQFNIIKKSGSWFSYGETKLGQGRETVRSLVIDNPELAQELETKIVEAITGTTTTE, from the coding sequence ATGACAAAAGAGGAAAGAGCTCTGATGAATAAAGACAAGCTGAAAGCACTTCAGCTAACAATGGATAAAATTGAAAAGAGCTATGGTAAAGGCTCGATAATGCGAATGGGCGATCGCGCCGACGAAGATGTTCCCGCTATTTCATCGGGATCTATTGCACTTGATGTTGCATTGGGTGTTGGCGGATTTCCAAAAGGACGTGTAATCGAGATTTATGGTCCTGAATCGTCGGGTAAAACAACCCTGGCTATTCATGCAATTGCAGAGGCTCAAAAGGCCGGAGGGATTGCTGCCATTGTGGATGCAGAGCATGCATTCGACCCCTCCTATGCCCAAAAATTAGGAGTTGATATTGATGAACTTCTGATTTCTCAGCCAGATAATGGTGAGCAGGCCCTGGAAATTACCGATAACCTGATTCGTTCGGGAGCCTTGGATATTGTGGTGATCGACTCGGTTGCAGCGCTTACTCCAAAAGCCGAGATAGAAGGCGAAATGGGAGACTCCAAAATGGGGCTTCAGGCACGTTTGATGTCGCAGGCCCTGCGTAAACTTACAGCTAACATCAACAGAACAAAAACCTGCTGTATTTTTATTAACCAGTTGCGCGAGAAAATCGGTGTAATGTTTGGTAATCCCGAAACAACAACTGGTGGTAATGCGCTTAAATTTTATGCCTCGGTGCGTTTGGATATTCGTCGTATCGGACAAATTAAAGACGGCGACGAGGTGAACGGTAACCACGTTCGAGTGAAAGTGGTAAAAAATAAAGTGGCACCGCCATTCCGCAAAGCTGAATTTGATATAATGTACGGTGAAGGAATTTCTAAATCGGGTGAGATTATCGATTTGGGCGTTCAGTTCAATATTATTAAAAAGAGCGGATCGTGGTTTAGCTATGGCGAAACAAAATTAGGTCAGGGACGCGAAACAGTGCGGAGCCTGGTTATTGACAATCCAGAGCTTGCTCAGGAGTTGGAAACGAAAATTGTAGAAGCCATTACCGGAACCACAACCACAGAATAG
- the bcp gene encoding thioredoxin-dependent thiol peroxidase codes for MADLKVGNKAPDFEGINQNGEKIALKDFAGKKLILYFYPKDNTPGCTAESCNLNDNYDAWLEKGFDVVGVSPDSEKSHQKFIDKFGFKFNLIADTEKEILEAYGAWGLKKNYGREYMGVLRKTFVIDEEGVIVDIFEKVKTKDHTNQIIESLNL; via the coding sequence ATGGCAGATTTAAAAGTTGGAAATAAGGCACCTGATTTTGAAGGTATAAATCAAAACGGAGAGAAGATCGCTCTGAAAGATTTTGCCGGGAAAAAACTGATCCTTTATTTCTATCCGAAAGACAATACTCCCGGATGTACAGCCGAATCGTGTAACTTGAACGACAATTATGATGCATGGCTGGAAAAAGGTTTTGATGTAGTGGGAGTGAGCCCCGACAGTGAAAAATCGCATCAGAAATTTATCGACAAATTTGGGTTTAAATTCAACCTGATTGCCGATACTGAAAAAGAGATTCTGGAGGCTTATGGCGCGTGGGGCTTAAAAAAGAATTATGGCCGGGAATACATGGGCGTATTACGAAAAACTTTTGTAATTGACGAGGAGGGTGTAATCGTCGATATTTTTGAAAAAGTAAAAACAAAAGACCACACCAATCAAATTATTGAATCGTTAAATTTATAA
- a CDS encoding ATP-dependent Clp protease adaptor ClpS, whose translation MTQKETKKIPKGDFKEEIVEENLLTLHNDDVHTFDYVIDALIDVCKHGYEQATQCTMLVHYKGKCDVKKGAFDALKPLKDALIERELNATID comes from the coding sequence ATGACGCAGAAAGAGACAAAAAAAATCCCAAAAGGTGATTTCAAAGAAGAAATTGTTGAAGAAAATCTCCTGACTTTACACAACGACGATGTGCACACATTCGATTATGTTATCGATGCTTTGATTGATGTCTGCAAACATGGCTACGAGCAGGCTACACAATGTACAATGCTGGTGCATTACAAAGGAAAATGTGATGTTAAAAAGGGAGCCTTTGATGCACTTAAGCCACTGAAAGATGCACTAATTGAGCGCGAATTAAACGCAACTATTGACTAA
- a CDS encoding NfeD family protein, which translates to MSILAIILLILLGLLLLLIEFAVIPGVTIAGIGGFLLLGGAVYVAFAEYGVLAGFITLAVVLICAPAMVYYFFKSRTGKKMILEKNIAGKIDLINREKIVVGKTGKSIGRLAPMGKIKVNGEIVEAQSTGAFIDHNTEIRILKIESNKVIVEPLNK; encoded by the coding sequence ATGAGCATTCTTGCTATTATTTTACTAATTCTTCTGGGCCTGTTACTCCTACTCATCGAGTTTGCAGTGATTCCGGGAGTTACTATCGCCGGAATTGGCGGTTTTCTTCTTTTAGGAGGAGCGGTTTATGTGGCTTTTGCGGAATACGGAGTTCTCGCCGGTTTTATAACTCTTGCCGTAGTTCTAATTTGTGCCCCCGCGATGGTCTACTATTTTTTCAAATCGAGAACAGGGAAAAAGATGATCCTGGAAAAGAACATTGCAGGAAAAATTGATCTTATTAACAGAGAAAAGATTGTTGTGGGCAAAACCGGCAAATCAATTGGCAGATTAGCACCAATGGGAAAAATAAAAGTGAATGGCGAAATAGTGGAAGCACAATCAACCGGTGCTTTCATCGACCACAATACCGAAATTCGAATTTTAAAAATTGAATCAAATAAAGTTATTGTAGAACCTTTAAATAAATAA
- the floA gene encoding flotillin-like protein FloA (flotillin-like protein involved in membrane lipid rafts) has protein sequence MIEAVGAWGLIIGAIVLLFIILYFIPIGLWFSALVSGVRISLLQLFLMRFRKVPPGVIVRAMIEGAKADVALSRDALEAHYLAGGHVARVVHALVSAAKANIELPFNMATAIDLAGRDVFEAVQMSVNPKVINTPPVTAVSKDGIQLIAKARVTVRANIKQLVGGAGEETVLARVGEGIVSSIGSSHSHKAVLENPDFISRVVLEKGLDAGTAFEILSIDIADIDIGKNIGAVLQMDQAEADKNIAQAKAEERRAMAIALEQEMIAKAQEARAKVIEAEVEVPLAISEAFRSGNLGIMDYMKYKNIMADTTMRESIADEDKSKSDDQ, from the coding sequence ATGATAGAAGCAGTAGGTGCCTGGGGATTAATCATAGGGGCCATCGTTTTACTTTTTATAATTCTCTATTTTATCCCGATAGGATTATGGTTTTCAGCACTGGTATCCGGCGTACGAATTTCATTGCTACAGTTGTTCTTAATGCGTTTCAGAAAGGTACCTCCGGGAGTGATTGTGCGCGCAATGATTGAAGGAGCCAAAGCAGATGTTGCTTTAAGTCGCGATGCATTGGAAGCCCACTATCTGGCAGGCGGTCATGTAGCACGAGTTGTACATGCTTTGGTGTCAGCAGCAAAGGCAAACATCGAATTACCTTTTAATATGGCAACCGCCATTGACCTTGCAGGTCGCGATGTTTTTGAGGCCGTTCAAATGTCGGTAAATCCGAAAGTGATTAACACGCCACCTGTAACTGCTGTTTCAAAAGATGGTATTCAGCTCATTGCAAAAGCAAGGGTAACTGTTCGCGCCAACATTAAACAATTGGTTGGAGGTGCAGGAGAAGAAACTGTACTTGCGCGTGTAGGTGAAGGAATTGTTTCGTCAATCGGATCATCACATTCACACAAAGCCGTTTTAGAAAATCCGGACTTTATTTCGCGTGTAGTACTTGAAAAAGGATTGGATGCAGGAACAGCATTCGAAATACTATCGATTGATATTGCCGACATTGATATCGGTAAAAACATTGGAGCAGTTCTTCAAATGGATCAGGCAGAAGCCGATAAAAACATTGCTCAGGCAAAGGCAGAAGAGCGCCGTGCTATGGCAATTGCGCTTGAACAGGAAATGATTGCGAAAGCACAGGAAGCCCGTGCAAAAGTAATTGAAGCTGAAGTTGAAGTACCTTTGGCTATTTCGGAGGCCTTCCGTAGTGGAAACCTCGGAATTATGGATTATATGAAATACAAAAACATAATGGCCGATACCACTATGCGTGAATCGATTGCCGATGAAGACAAAAGCAAATCAGACGATCAATAA